A section of the Castanea sativa cultivar Marrone di Chiusa Pesio chromosome 12, ASM4071231v1 genome encodes:
- the LOC142618503 gene encoding uncharacterized protein LOC142618503, protein MVPKLQFFTLFVLNLFLVAISSQNEQNPETKSLLSFKNSLKNPQILSQWNLSTPHCNWVGVTCELGRVTQLALPTRSLRGPLSPTLASLSSLISLDLSSNSLYGEIPRQISNLRSLKDLHLSQNELSGELPVQLAELTQLQTLKLGLNSLTGKIPEQLGELTQLRTLDLSGNALTGDIPAQIGNLTRLQFLGLGNNFLSGSLPLPLFTKLQSLTSLDVSNNSLSGTIPPEIANLKNLTDLYIGINKFSGQLPKEIGKLEKLVNFYSPSCSITGPLPEELSELESLSKLDLSYNPLRCSIPKSIGKLQNLSILNLVYSELNGSVPAELGNCRSLKTLMLSFNSLSGSLPEELSELPLLTFSAEKNELSGPLPAWLGKWNMVESLLLSSNKFSGTIPPEIGNCSMLEHLSLSNNLLTGSIPEELCNAVSLSEIDLDGNLLSGTIENTFVKCGNLSDLVLVNNQIVGSIPEYFSELPLMVIDLDSNNFTGAIPMSLWSSSYLMEFSAGNNRLEGSLPKEIGNAASLQRLVLNNNLLGGTIPKEIRNLTNLSVLNLNSNLLEGNIPSELGYCTALTTLDLGNNNLNGSIPENLADLAELQCLVLSHNNLSGSIPSKRSSYFHQITIPDLSFVQHHGVFDLSFNRLSGPIPEELGNCVVVVDLLISNNLLSGGIPGSLSRLTNLTTLDLSGNMLTGSIPPEFGDSLTLQGLYLGNNQLTGTIPGSLGQLSSLVKLNFTGNKLSGLVPLSFGNLKELTHLDLSSNELNGELPASLSQMLNLVGLYVQQNKLSGQVDGMLSNSMSWKIETMNLSTNFFDGELPRSLGNLSYLTHLDFHRNMFAGDIPPDLGNLIQLEYFDLSGNRLSGHIPEKICSLTNLFFLNLSENRLEGPIPRSGICLNSTRISLAGNKNLCGRIMGLDCQNKSFDNSALLHAWGLGGLAVVLTLVTLTVAFGLWRWITGGCSRNDHEDSDESKLNSFIDQNLYFLSSSRSKEPLSINVAMFEQPLLKLTLVDILEATNNFCKTNIIGDGGFGTVYKATLPTGKIVAVKKLSEAKTQGHREFMAEMETLGKVKHQNLVPLLGYCSFGEEKLLVYEYMVNGSLDLWLRNRTGALEVLDWNRRLKIATGAACGLAFLHHGFIPHIIHRDVKASNILLNEDFEPKVADFGLARLISACETHVSTDIAGTFGYIPPEYGQSGRSTTRGDVYSFGVILLELVTGKEPTGPDFKEIDGGNLVGWVIQKINKGLAIDVLDPAVLNADSKNMMLQTLHIACLCLSESPANRPAMLQVLKFLKAIKDE, encoded by the coding sequence ATGGTGCCCAAGCTTCAATTTTTCACTCTCTTTGTGCTCAACCTATTCCTTGTAGCCATTTCAAGCCAAAATGAGCAAAACCCAGAAACAAAATCTCTTCTTTCATTCAAAAACTCACTTAAAAACCCACAAATTCTTTCTCAATGGAACCTGTCAACCCCACACTGCAACTGGGTTGGTGTCACTTGCGAACTCGGCCGAGTTACCCAACTCGCACTCCCAACCCGGTCCCTCAGAGGTCCACTCAGTCCCACTCTAGCCTCTCTCTCCAGCCTCATTTCCCTTGACCTCTCCTCCAATTCCCTCTACGGCGAAATCCCACGTCAAATATCCAATCTCCGAAGCCTCAAAGACCTCCACCTGAGTCAAAACGAGTTGTCCGGGGAGTTACCGGTTCAACTCGCTGAGTTAACTCAGTTGCAAACCCTCAAACTCGGCCTCAACTCGCTCACCGGTAAAATCCCAGAACAGCTTGGAGAACTCACTCAGCTCCGAACCCTTGACCTCTCCGGCAACGCTCTGACGGGAGACATCCCGGCCCAGATCGGAAACTTGACCCGGCTTCAGTTCTTGGGCCTTGGAAATAACTTTCTCTCAGGTTCTCTTCCACTCCCACTTTTCACAAAGCTTCAATCTTTGACTTCCTTGGACGTATCAAATAATTCACTTTCTGGTACAATACCACCTGAAATTGCTAACTTGAAGAACCTCACTGACCTTTACATTGGCATTAATAAGTTTTCTGGTCAATTGCCTAAAGAAATTGGCAAGCTTGAAAAGCTTGTAAACTTTTATTCACCATCCTGTTCAATAACAGGTCCATTGCCTGAGGAACTTTCTGAGTTAGAATCACTAAGCAAACTTGACCTTTCATACAACCCATTAAGGTGTTCAATCCCAAAGTCCATTGGGAAGTTGCAGAATTTGAGTATATTGAATCTTGTTTATAGTGAGCTTAACGGGTCAGTCCCAGCTGAGCTTGGGAACTGTAGGAGCTTGAAAACTTTGATGCTTTCATTCAATTCTTTATCTGGGTCATTGCCTGAGGAGCTTTCTGAGCTCCCCTTGCTGACATTTTCTGCTGAAAAGAATGAGCTATCGGGTCCATTGCCTGCTTGGCTTGGAAAGTGGAACATGGTGGAGTCACTTTTGCTTTCGAGCAATAAGTTCTCGGGGACAATCCCGCCTGAGATTGGGAATTGTTCTATGCTTGAGCACCTCAGTTTGAGCAACAACTTGTTGACGGGTTCAATACCGGAGGAGTTGTGTAATGCAGTATCACTTTCGGAGATTGATCTTGATGGTAATTTACTTTCGGGGACGATTGAGAACACATTTGTGAAGTGTGGGAATCTTAGCGACTTGGTTTTGGTGAATAATCAGATTGTTGGTTCGATCCCAGAGTACTTTTCTGAGCTTCCACTGATGGTTATTGACCTTGACTCGAATAATTTTACCGGTGCAATACCTATGAGTCTGTGGAGTTCAAGTTATTTGATGGAATTTTCTGCTGGGAATAATCGGTTAGAGGGCTCTCTCCCTAAGGAGATTGGCAATGCAGCTTCTTTGCAAAGGCTTGTTCTCAATAACAATCTCTTGGGAGGCACTATACCAAAGGAGATTAGAAATCTCACGAATCTTTCTGTTctgaatttaaattcaaatctgCTTGAAGGGAACATTCCAAGTGAGCTTGGATACTGCACTGCCCTCACCACATTGGACCTTGGAAACAATAATCTCAATGGGTCTATCCCTGAGAACCTAGCTGACCTGGCTGAGTTACAATGTCTGGTCCTTTCTCACAATAATCTATCTGGGTCCATCCCTTCGAAGCGATCATCGTATTTTCATCAGATCACTATACCTGATTTGAGCTTTGTTCAACACCATGGTGTGTTTGATCTGTCATTCAATAGGTTGTCTGGCCCAATACCTGAAGAATTGGGGAACtgtgtggtggtggttgatCTTTTAATCAGTAACAATTTGCTTTCTGGAGGAATCCCGGGATCCCTCTCTCGCTTAACAAATCTTACAACATTGGATTTGTCAGGGAATATGCTAACTGGTTCCATTCCTCCGGAATTTGGTGACTCTCTCACGCTTCAAGGATTATATCTCGGAAATAACCAGCTCACAGGCACAATCCCTGGAAGTTTAGGCCAGCTGAGTAGTTTGGTGAAGCTTAATTTTACTGGTAATAAGCTATCTGGTTTGGTTCCATTAAGTTTTGGGAACTTGAAAGAGCTGACCCACTTAGATTTGAGCTCTAATGAGCTCAATGGTGAACTTCCTGCATCTTTGTCGCAAATGCTGAACCTCGTGGGGCTTTATGTTCAGCAAAACAAGCTTTCTGGTCAGGTTGATGGGATGCTCTCCAATTCCATGTCCTGGAAGATTGAAACTATGAACTTGAGTACTAATTTCTTTGATGGAGAATTGCCACGATCTTTGGGCAATTTGTCCTACTTGACGCATTTGGACTTTCATAGAAATATGTTTGCAGGGGATATTCCACCGGACCTTGGAAATCTGATTCAGCTCGAGTATTTTGATCTTTCAGGAAATAGGCTTTCTGGACATATACCAGAGAAAATATGCAGCCTGACCAACCTGTTTTTCTTGAATCTGTCGGAAAATAGGTTGGAAGGGCCTATTCCCAGAAGTGGAATTTGCCTGAACTCAACAAGAATTTCACTTGCTGGGAACAAAAATCTCTGTGGGAGAATTATGGGCTTAGACTGCCAGAATAAAAGCTTTGACAATTCAGCACTTTTACATGCCTGGGGACTTGGTGGGCTTGCAGTTGTACTTACACTCGTCACACTTACTGTAGCTTTTGGTCTATGGAGATGGATCACTGGAGGCTGCAGTCGGAATGATCACGAGGACAGCGATGAAAGCAAACTAAACAGTTTTATTGACCAAAATCTCTATTTTTTAAGCAGCAGCAGATCAAAGGAACCTTTGAGCATCAACGTAGCCATGTTCGAGCAGCCTCTTCTGAAATTAACCTTAGTCGATATTCTTGAAGCCACCAACAACTTCTGCAAGACGAACATAATTGGAGATGGTGGGTTCGGAACTGTTTACAAAGCAACCTTGCCTACTGGAAAAATAGTTGCAGTTAAGAAGCTCAGCGAAGCTAAAACACAGGGTCACCGAGAATTCATGGCTGAAATGGAAACCTTGGGAAAGGTAAAGCACCAAAACCTTGTTCCATTGCTTGGATACTGCTCTTTTGGTGAGGAAAAACTTCTTGTGTATGAATACATGGTCAATGGGAGCTTGGACCTTTGGCTGAGAAACCGGACTGGGGCACTGGAAGTCCTTGATTGGAACAGACGCTTGAAGATTGCAACCGGTGCTGCATGTGGGCTTGCATTTCTTCACCACGGGTTCATCCCCCACATTATTCACAGGGATGTTAAAGCCAGCAACATTTTACTCAATGAAGACTTTGAACCAAAAGTTGCAGACTTTGGTTTGGCAAGGTTGATAAGTGCTTGTGAGACTCATGTTTCAACTGACATTGCTGGAACATTTGGCTACATTCCTCCAGAGTATGGGCAGAGTGGGAGGTCAACCACAAGGGGAGATGTCTACAGTTTTGGTGTGATTCTACTCGAATTGGTGACAGGGAAGGAGCCAACAGGGCCTGATTTTAAAGAGATTGATGGTGGAAATTTGGTCGGTTGGGTGATTCAGAAGATCAACAAGGGGCTGGCTATTGATGTTCTTGATCCAGCAGTTCTCAATGCTGATTCGAAGAATATGATGCTTCAAACGCTACACATTGCTTGTCTCTGCCTGTCTGAGAGTCCTGCTAACAGGCCTGCCATGCTTCAAGTTTTGAAGTTTCTGAAAGCAATCAAAGATGAGTAA